In Cumulibacter soli, one genomic interval encodes:
- a CDS encoding ABC transporter substrate-binding protein has protein sequence MRTRVQALAGATAAALFLAGCGDVEEKDPANTPDGVEDAIPLADDYDPEGHFDWAWSQAVTHWDPVQSITGGDLNFYYPVYDRLLRMEDDGTIVPMLAESWEPNDDGTVLTMHLKEDVSFTDGTPFDAEAVKFNLDRALEEGSTIAGEVEQISTVEVVDEHTVDITVKNALGALISALAVRPGIMVSPTAAKADTISDIPVGIGPYTVTESIPGDRVTYEKTPDYWDPEAQNVATMTYYGVQDDQTRFNGLESGEFDGAYLNPSFVDSAQNSDLNVISAPTSTFVYFMLNEAVEPYDDPRVRKAVNLAIDREGIAEGLYEGFCTPEIQPWPSSSFAYSDKVGDGSDIWGYDPEEAKKLMEEAGVTEPVEMTAITTNITQYQQLAEVLQENFKAIGVNMTIKPGPSAEGVQLYAVDKTAHGNINPYTGIPDPHGPIVRYLIPGALYNPGEQTPQEMLDKAYEAAGPVDAEDRAPIYEEFMDMWIENPPHMMPICMVNSASAFNDNVSGVSISVAGGVEARGVAVAS, from the coding sequence ATGCGTACACGAGTTCAAGCCCTCGCGGGCGCTACCGCCGCGGCATTATTTCTTGCCGGATGCGGCGACGTGGAAGAGAAAGATCCCGCTAACACGCCTGACGGTGTCGAGGACGCGATTCCGCTCGCCGATGACTACGATCCGGAAGGCCATTTCGACTGGGCGTGGAGCCAGGCGGTGACGCATTGGGACCCAGTACAAAGCATCACCGGTGGAGACCTGAACTTTTACTATCCCGTCTACGATCGCCTGTTGCGGATGGAAGACGACGGCACCATCGTGCCCATGCTGGCAGAGTCCTGGGAACCTAACGACGACGGCACGGTGCTGACCATGCACCTCAAGGAAGACGTGTCATTCACGGACGGGACGCCGTTCGACGCCGAAGCCGTTAAGTTCAACCTGGACCGCGCGCTGGAAGAAGGCAGCACCATCGCTGGCGAGGTCGAGCAGATCTCAACCGTCGAGGTGGTCGACGAGCACACCGTCGACATCACGGTAAAGAATGCGCTCGGCGCACTTATCTCCGCACTCGCCGTCCGCCCCGGAATAATGGTGTCGCCTACCGCTGCAAAGGCCGACACCATCTCCGACATCCCGGTTGGCATCGGCCCCTACACCGTGACTGAATCGATTCCCGGCGATCGCGTGACCTACGAAAAGACGCCCGACTATTGGGATCCCGAGGCGCAGAATGTCGCGACGATGACCTATTACGGTGTGCAGGACGATCAGACTCGTTTCAATGGTCTGGAATCGGGAGAATTCGACGGCGCGTATCTGAATCCGAGTTTCGTCGATTCGGCGCAGAATTCCGACCTCAATGTGATCTCGGCTCCAACTTCGACCTTCGTCTACTTCATGTTGAACGAAGCGGTTGAACCGTACGACGACCCACGGGTCCGCAAAGCCGTCAACCTAGCGATCGACCGAGAGGGGATCGCCGAAGGTCTCTACGAGGGCTTCTGCACTCCGGAAATCCAGCCCTGGCCATCCAGCAGCTTCGCGTACAGCGACAAAGTTGGCGACGGTAGCGACATCTGGGGCTACGACCCAGAAGAGGCCAAGAAGTTAATGGAGGAAGCCGGCGTCACCGAACCGGTCGAGATGACTGCGATCACCACCAACATCACCCAATACCAACAACTTGCCGAAGTCCTGCAGGAAAATTTCAAGGCGATCGGCGTCAACATGACGATCAAGCCGGGGCCGTCGGCCGAAGGCGTGCAACTGTACGCAGTCGATAAGACCGCGCACGGAAACATCAACCCGTACACCGGCATTCCAGACCCGCACGGCCCGATCGTGCGGTACTTGATCCCAGGCGCGCTGTATAACCCGGGGGAGCAGACCCCGCAGGAGATGCTGGACAAGGCCTACGAGGCGGCTGGCCCGGTCGACGCGGAGGACCGCGCGCCGATCTACGAAGAGTTCATGGACATGTGGATTGAGAACCCACCGCACATGATGCCGATATGCATGGTAAACAGCGCATCGGCATTCAACGACAACGTGTCCGGCGTGAGCATTTCGGTCGCCGGTGGCGTCGAGGCCCGCGGCGTCGCGGTGGCCAGCTAG
- the mshC gene encoding cysteine--1-D-myo-inosityl 2-amino-2-deoxy-alpha-D-glucopyranoside ligase, which produces MRSWPDVCVPAVAGSGPPLRLFDSSTESVREVRADGTATMYVCGITPYDATHLGHAATYLTFDMVQRVLRDQGHDVRYVQNVTDVDDPLIERAHRDGIGWQELAERETDLFRSDMEALRIIPPQEYLGVVETIDDVVVAIEKLLVNGSAYRLEDGTGDIYFDVRADERFGYVSGYDENQMLEFFAERGGDPDRAGKRNRLDPLLWKGARDGDPSWPSSLGAGRPGWHIECAVIALTRLGEQITVQGGGSDLRFPHHEMSVAHAESLTGVVPFAGHYCQAGMIGYDGTKMSKSLGNLVLVSTLTAGGVDPMAIRLALLQQGHFRDDREWTDELLREAERTLVEWREAVSRDRGADITATLVHVRDRLADDLDTAGAVDAISRWAKTVPGPGDSADAGLSMRTAIDALLGIAL; this is translated from the coding sequence ATGCGTTCGTGGCCTGATGTGTGTGTCCCCGCGGTGGCTGGATCTGGACCGCCGTTGCGTTTGTTCGACAGTTCTACCGAGTCGGTCCGCGAGGTCCGCGCCGACGGTACGGCGACGATGTACGTCTGCGGAATCACGCCGTACGACGCGACTCACCTCGGGCACGCGGCCACGTACTTGACCTTCGACATGGTGCAGCGGGTCCTGCGCGATCAGGGCCACGACGTGCGTTACGTACAGAACGTGACGGACGTCGATGATCCGCTGATCGAACGCGCTCACCGCGACGGGATCGGCTGGCAAGAACTGGCGGAGCGCGAAACCGACCTGTTCCGCTCCGATATGGAAGCCCTACGGATCATTCCGCCGCAGGAGTATCTCGGCGTCGTGGAGACGATCGATGATGTGGTGGTGGCGATCGAGAAGTTGCTGGTCAATGGGTCGGCGTACCGGCTTGAAGACGGCACCGGCGACATCTACTTCGACGTGAGGGCCGACGAGCGGTTCGGTTACGTCAGCGGGTACGACGAGAATCAAATGTTGGAGTTCTTCGCCGAGCGCGGCGGGGACCCCGATCGCGCCGGAAAGCGCAACCGCCTCGATCCGCTGTTGTGGAAGGGCGCGCGGGACGGTGATCCGTCGTGGCCCAGCAGTCTGGGCGCCGGACGACCGGGGTGGCATATCGAGTGCGCGGTCATCGCGCTGACCCGTCTCGGTGAGCAGATCACGGTGCAGGGCGGTGGGAGCGACTTGCGGTTCCCACACCACGAGATGTCGGTTGCGCATGCCGAGTCGCTGACCGGCGTCGTCCCGTTCGCGGGGCATTACTGCCAGGCCGGCATGATCGGTTACGACGGCACGAAGATGTCGAAGTCGCTGGGCAATCTGGTGCTGGTTTCCACCCTCACCGCCGGCGGCGTTGATCCGATGGCAATTCGGCTCGCCCTATTGCAGCAAGGCCATTTCCGTGATGACCGCGAGTGGACCGATGAGCTGCTTCGCGAGGCCGAACGCACGCTGGTCGAATGGCGCGAGGCGGTGTCGCGTGACCGCGGCGCCGATATCACTGCGACGCTCGTGCACGTCCGTGACCGACTGGCCGATGACCTTGATACCGCCGGTGCGGTGGATGCGATCAGCCGCTGGGCCAAGACAGTGCCCGGGCCCGGGGACTCCGCCGATGCGGGCTTGAGTATGCGCACGGCGATCGACGCCCTGCTCGGTATCGCGCTGTAG
- a CDS encoding PhoX family protein — protein MTAARGRRSLLPMFTPKHANRSSLTCLMRCGNACDHQPPNKSGNDYFGNILTSALSRRKVLKGTAAAGAAGAGTMLLSACTSDNDDEPGTGEKAGAADGLRFPPIAPSAIDEVVIPDGYEQNVVIRWGDPILADAPEFDAANQTAQAQQGQFGYNCDFLGFFELEAGTQLMMTNHEYTDEYIMFPDYDAQNPTEEQVKIAWAAHGLSVVAVEAQESGGSVTPIVGHELNRRFHTTTEFQLTGPAAGHDLVKTSADPSGEIVLGTLNNCAGGLTPWGTWLTAEENFNQYFANADKVTDKAVKERLERYGVSGEASERQWEKFDDRFDLTKEPNEVNRFGWIVEIDPFDGSSTPKKRTALGRFKHEAATIRVADDGRVVAYLGDDEVFDYFYKYVSNGTVDTSDGAAAKENNDKLLDDGTLYVAKFSGNSPEAEISGDGTLPSDDAFDGTGEWIKLASGDESFVEGMTAEEVYLFTRLAGDKVGATQMDRPEDVEPHPETGHIYLALTNNKDREVAEEPNPRTSNKDGHVLEVIEDDDDPTGESFGWNIFLLCGDPSDASTYFAGADKEKVSPISCPDNLTFDAHGNLWISTDGNTLGAHDGLYGVALEGDYRGEVRQFLSVPVGAETCGPWVANERVFVCVQHPGETDEATFEAPSSHWPDGGDSVPRPSVVGVWRTGDDIEIGMEQTAADVIQELPA, from the coding sequence ATGACTGCTGCGCGAGGGCGCCGCTCCCTGTTGCCAATGTTCACGCCAAAACACGCGAATCGCTCGTCGCTGACCTGCCTGATGCGATGCGGGAATGCGTGTGACCATCAGCCGCCGAACAAGTCAGGCAACGATTACTTCGGCAATATCCTCACCTCGGCGCTGTCGCGCCGCAAGGTGCTGAAGGGCACGGCGGCGGCGGGCGCCGCAGGTGCCGGCACGATGTTGCTGAGCGCGTGCACATCGGATAACGACGACGAGCCCGGCACAGGTGAGAAAGCCGGCGCGGCCGACGGCCTACGGTTCCCACCGATCGCGCCTTCAGCGATCGACGAGGTCGTGATCCCGGACGGTTACGAGCAGAACGTGGTCATTCGATGGGGTGATCCGATCCTCGCCGACGCGCCGGAGTTCGACGCAGCGAATCAGACGGCTCAAGCCCAGCAGGGCCAGTTCGGGTACAACTGCGACTTCCTAGGGTTCTTCGAGCTCGAGGCCGGCACGCAATTGATGATGACGAATCACGAATACACCGACGAATACATCATGTTCCCCGATTACGACGCGCAGAATCCGACCGAGGAACAAGTCAAGATTGCCTGGGCAGCCCACGGGTTGTCGGTCGTCGCCGTCGAGGCACAAGAGAGCGGCGGTTCCGTCACCCCGATCGTCGGTCATGAGCTGAACCGCCGTTTTCACACGACCACCGAGTTCCAGCTCACCGGGCCCGCCGCAGGACATGACCTGGTGAAGACCTCCGCCGATCCGTCCGGCGAGATCGTGTTGGGCACCCTGAACAACTGCGCCGGCGGTCTGACCCCGTGGGGCACCTGGCTTACAGCGGAGGAAAACTTCAATCAGTATTTCGCGAACGCCGACAAGGTTACCGATAAAGCCGTCAAAGAGCGCCTAGAGCGCTACGGAGTCAGCGGCGAGGCCAGTGAGCGCCAGTGGGAGAAGTTCGACGACCGTTTCGACCTTACGAAAGAGCCGAATGAGGTCAATCGATTCGGGTGGATCGTGGAGATAGACCCATTCGATGGCTCATCGACGCCGAAGAAGCGCACCGCATTAGGCAGGTTCAAGCACGAGGCAGCAACGATCCGGGTTGCCGATGACGGTCGCGTGGTTGCGTATCTGGGCGATGATGAGGTGTTCGACTACTTTTACAAGTACGTGTCGAACGGAACAGTCGATACCTCCGACGGTGCCGCGGCGAAAGAGAATAACGACAAACTGCTCGACGATGGCACGCTCTATGTTGCGAAGTTTTCGGGCAACTCGCCGGAAGCAGAAATCAGCGGCGACGGCACACTTCCTTCAGACGACGCGTTCGACGGCACAGGTGAATGGATCAAATTGGCGTCCGGTGACGAGTCCTTCGTTGAGGGGATGACCGCCGAGGAGGTGTATCTGTTTACCCGTCTCGCCGGCGATAAGGTCGGCGCGACTCAGATGGACCGGCCAGAAGACGTCGAACCGCACCCAGAAACAGGGCACATCTATCTGGCGCTGACGAACAACAAGGATCGCGAGGTGGCCGAGGAGCCGAACCCCCGCACCAGCAACAAGGACGGTCACGTCCTTGAGGTCATCGAAGATGACGACGACCCCACCGGCGAATCCTTCGGATGGAATATCTTCCTGTTGTGCGGCGACCCTTCGGACGCGTCGACGTACTTCGCGGGCGCGGACAAAGAGAAGGTATCCCCCATCTCCTGTCCGGATAACCTGACGTTCGATGCACACGGCAACTTATGGATTTCAACAGACGGCAACACGCTCGGCGCGCACGACGGCTTGTACGGTGTCGCGCTGGAAGGCGACTACCGTGGTGAAGTCCGTCAGTTTCTCTCGGTCCCTGTGGGCGCGGAGACCTGTGGCCCCTGGGTGGCCAACGAGCGGGTATTCGTGTGTGTCCAGCACCCGGGCGAAACCGATGAGGCAACATTCGAGGCACCGAGTTCGCATTGGCCGGACGGCGGCGATAGCGTGCCCCGTCCATCGGTAGTCGGCGTCTGGCGTACCGGCGACGACATCGAGATTGGGATGGAGCAGACTGCCGCGGACGTCATCCAGGAACTCCCCGCGTAG